DNA sequence from the Candidatus Methylomirabilota bacterium genome:
GCTCGAGGCCGTCGAGGTCGGGCATCTTGTAATCGGCCACCAGCAGGTCGGCCGACTCCACCCCCAGCCGCGACAGCACCTCCTGGCCGCGCGCGAAACCCTCCACCACGTGGCCCCGGCTCGTGAGCACCTTCCGGCAGAGCTGCAGAATGGACGGCTCGTCGTCGACGACGAAGATCCTCATCCCACCGGGATCAGCGCGCGCCGCTTCGCCTCTCGTCGGCGCGCAGCTTGTACTCGATCGAGTCGACGAGGGCCTGCCACGAAGCCTCGATGATGTTGTCGGCGACGCCGACGGTGCCCCACGTCTCGCGCCCGTCCCCCGAGGTGATCAGCACCCGGGTCTTGGCCGCCGTGCCCTTGGAC
Encoded proteins:
- a CDS encoding response regulator, with the protein product MRIFVVDDEPSILQLCRKVLTSRGHVVEGFARGQEVLSRLGVESADLLVADYKMPDLDGLELVRRARALRPELRVLMITGHGTRVVIEAAQAAGVDGILVKPFTSNELAEAVSTATTPRPA